Sequence from the Marinobacter gudaonensis genome:
GAAGAGCTGGAAACGCGGCTCGCGTTCCAGGATGACCTGATCAATACCCTCAGTGAACAGGTGGCGAAACAGGAGATGGACATCCGGGAACTCTGGGAGGCGAAGCGCCTGCTGCATAAACAGCTCAAGGATGTCTCGCCGTCAAACATCAAGTCCGAGCAGGAAGAGACACCACCCCCGCATTACTGAGGGTGACAGTCCCCTGAAACGGAAAAGGGAAGAGGATGGAACTCTTCCCTTTTTGTTTTCAGTGATCTGACCCGGAAATCAGGCCAGCAGGTCGATCAGGATCTGCTCGTAGATCTCAGAAAGTGTGTCCAGATCCTCGGCCTTCACACACTCATCCACCTTGTGGATGGTGGCGTTGATCGGGCCCAGTTCCACTACCTGTGCGCCGGTGGGGGCTATAAAGCGGCCATCGGAGGTGCCGCCGGAGGTGGAAAGCTCGGTTTCACGGCCCGTTACCCGCCGTATGGCGTCCTGGCTCGCGGACACCAGAGCGCCGCGATCGGTGAGGAAAGGGCGACCACTCAGATGCCACTGCAGGTCGTACTTGAGGTCGTGGCGATCAAGAATGGCCACCACCCGTTCTTCGAGACTCTCTGCCGTGTTTTCCGTGCAGTAGCGGAAATTGAAATGCACCAGGCACTCGCCCGGGATGATGTTGCTGCCGACACCGGCCTCCAGCTTGGTGATCTGGAACGTTGTGGGCGGGAAGAAATCGTTGCCGTTATCCCAGAACTCCCTGGCCAGAGCGTCCAGAGCCGGCGCCACCGAGTGTACCGGGTTTTCGGCCAGATGCGGGTAGGCAACGTGGCCCTGAACACCACGAACGGTGAGATAACCATGAAGGGAGCCGCGACGCCCGTTCTTGATCACATCGCCCACTTCGCGGGTGCTGGACGGCTCGCCGATCAGGCACCAGTCGATCTTTTCGTTCCTGGCTTCGAGGGTTTCCACCACCTTTACCGTGCCATGCTGGGCCGGGCCTTCTTCGTCGCTGGTGATCAGCAGGGCGATGGAGCCGCGATGGTTCGGGTAGGCGGCCACAAAACGCTCGCAGGCAGTGACGAAAGCGGCGAGGCTGCCCTTCATATCTGCAGCGCCACGACCGTACAGATAGCCGTCCCGGATCACCGGATCAAACGGGGGGTGGGCCCAGTTTTTTTCGGGGCCTGTGGGAACCACGTCGGTGTGGCCGGCAAAGGCCAGCACCGGGCCGTCAGAGCCCTTGCGGGCCCAAAGGTTGTCCGTATCGCCAAAGCGCAGGTGCTCGCCGGCGAAGCCGAGGGGGGCAAGTCGCGACATCATCAGCTCCTGACAGCCGGCGTCATCGGGGGTGACCGATGGCCGGCGGATCAGGTCGATGGCCAGATCGAGTGTCGGGGAATCAGTTGTTTGCATGCAGCTCTTCGTTCAGCTCGATGGCGGACTTGTTGGTCTTGCACTCCACGGCGCCGGTCTGGCTGTTGCG
This genomic interval carries:
- a CDS encoding SlyX family protein — encoded protein: MSQNDLETRLEELETRLAFQDDLINTLSEQVAKQEMDIRELWEAKRLLHKQLKDVSPSNIKSEQEETPPPHY
- the dapE gene encoding succinyl-diaminopimelate desuccinylase, coding for MQTTDSPTLDLAIDLIRRPSVTPDDAGCQELMMSRLAPLGFAGEHLRFGDTDNLWARKGSDGPVLAFAGHTDVVPTGPEKNWAHPPFDPVIRDGYLYGRGAADMKGSLAAFVTACERFVAAYPNHRGSIALLITSDEEGPAQHGTVKVVETLEARNEKIDWCLIGEPSSTREVGDVIKNGRRGSLHGYLTVRGVQGHVAYPHLAENPVHSVAPALDALAREFWDNGNDFFPPTTFQITKLEAGVGSNIIPGECLVHFNFRYCTENTAESLEERVVAILDRHDLKYDLQWHLSGRPFLTDRGALVSASQDAIRRVTGRETELSTSGGTSDGRFIAPTGAQVVELGPINATIHKVDECVKAEDLDTLSEIYEQILIDLLA